From Geomonas agri, one genomic window encodes:
- a CDS encoding efflux RND transporter periplasmic adaptor subunit — protein sequence MNKSVKVAVPIILVLVAAAAGGGYYLYQQKHQAPAGKEKAAQGQVLYTCAMHPFIIKDKPGTCPICGMQLIKKVEATQASAQEQKMLGHVSLSPTQSVMANVATVPADYEPLSKEINAVGIVQYDQSKQAKVTAWVAGRIDKLNVSTVGAFVSKGRPVAEIYSPDLVAAQQEYLLALRSRDQFKKSSIEAISQGGEGLVASARQRLKLLGVKDEQIAGLEKAGHPNIKLPIYTPLSGVVIEKVVQEGQYVNMGDPLFNIADLSTVWVDVEVYENEFSFVKMGQRVEIVSQSYPGKTFSGRVSFIYPFLDPKTRTVKVRVEMANPGLKLKPDMFVNASIKAPLGKALVVPTTALMDTGKRQVVWVESQPGMFEPHDVQAGARVGDKVQILSGLKQGDKVAASGGYLIDSEAQLSGGSGGGGHEGHAGGAATPAAPAAPGSAGEHQGHGAPAAPAAPKKGGGMDMGDMKM from the coding sequence ATGAACAAAAGCGTGAAGGTTGCAGTCCCCATTATCCTGGTCCTGGTAGCGGCGGCTGCCGGTGGCGGATACTACCTGTACCAGCAGAAGCACCAGGCCCCGGCCGGCAAGGAGAAGGCGGCCCAGGGACAGGTCCTGTACACCTGCGCCATGCACCCTTTTATTATCAAGGACAAGCCGGGAACCTGTCCCATCTGCGGGATGCAGCTGATCAAGAAGGTCGAAGCGACCCAGGCGAGCGCCCAGGAACAGAAGATGCTCGGGCACGTTTCACTGTCGCCGACTCAGTCGGTCATGGCCAACGTCGCCACGGTACCGGCCGATTACGAGCCGCTTTCCAAGGAGATCAACGCCGTCGGCATCGTGCAGTACGACCAGTCCAAGCAGGCCAAGGTGACCGCCTGGGTCGCCGGGCGTATCGACAAGTTGAACGTGAGCACCGTGGGCGCTTTCGTCTCCAAAGGTAGGCCGGTGGCTGAAATCTACTCGCCGGACCTAGTTGCCGCGCAGCAGGAATACCTGCTGGCGCTGAGAAGCCGCGACCAGTTCAAGAAATCGAGCATTGAAGCCATCTCTCAAGGAGGCGAGGGACTGGTGGCCTCGGCGCGCCAGAGGCTGAAACTCCTCGGCGTCAAGGACGAGCAGATCGCCGGCCTGGAGAAGGCGGGGCATCCCAACATCAAGCTCCCCATCTATACGCCCTTATCTGGCGTTGTGATCGAAAAGGTGGTCCAGGAAGGGCAGTACGTGAACATGGGCGACCCGCTCTTCAACATCGCCGACCTCTCCACTGTCTGGGTAGACGTCGAGGTGTATGAGAACGAGTTCAGTTTCGTGAAGATGGGACAACGGGTGGAGATCGTCTCCCAGTCCTATCCCGGCAAGACTTTCTCCGGGCGCGTCTCCTTCATCTATCCCTTCCTCGATCCCAAGACCCGCACCGTCAAAGTCAGGGTGGAGATGGCAAACCCGGGCCTCAAGCTGAAGCCGGACATGTTCGTCAACGCCTCCATAAAGGCGCCGCTTGGCAAAGCCCTTGTCGTACCGACCACCGCGCTCATGGACACCGGTAAGCGCCAGGTGGTCTGGGTGGAATCCCAGCCGGGCATGTTCGAGCCGCATGACGTGCAGGCCGGCGCCCGCGTGGGGGACAAGGTGCAAATCCTGTCCGGCTTGAAACAGGGTGACAAGGTGGCGGCTTCCGGCGGCTACCTGATTGATTCCGAAGCGCAGCTCTCCGGCGGCAGCGGTGGCGGCGGCCACGAAGGTCATGCCGGCGGAGCCGCAACTCCGGCCGCACCGGCGGCACCGGGATCCGCAGGGGAGCACCAGGGCCACGGTGCCCCGGCCGCACCCGCCGCGCCCAAGAAGGGCGGCGGCATGGATATGGGCGACATGAAGATGTAG
- a CDS encoding efflux RND transporter permease subunit, with translation MIEKIIEYSARNRVIVLMMFALLIAWGVWAVYKTPVDAIPDLSDNQVIVFTDYPGRSPQVVEDQVTYPLAVNLQGLPQVRAVRASSAFGFSMIYVIFEDKADIYWARTRVLERLNYAASLLPQGVVPTLGPDGTGVGHVFWYTLEGKGYDLEQLRTLQDWFVRYQLNTVPGVAEVASIGGFVREYQVDLDPNRLFAYNIKVNQVADAIKKSNNDVGGRLLEQADAEYLIRGRGYVKSTADLENIVVGADMRGTPIYVKNLGTVQLGGAIRRGMLDMNGQGEAVGGIVVMRYGENAKDVIDRVKEKIVSLEKGLPPGVKIMVSYDRSDLIERAIHTLKHSLIEESIVVSLVILVFLLHFQSALVIVLTLPIAVLISFITMKLMGVTSNIMSLGGIAIAIGVLVDAGVIMVENCYRHLSEMPPEERKEKRLDVIITSAKQVGRAIFFSLAIIILSFVPVFLLEGQEGKMFHPLAFTKTFSMMGSAFIAITLVPVLMYFLMRGKMPPESSNPVSSFFIKLYSPIIRWVLKWKKTTIALNVLALAIAIPMFMSIGSEFMPPLDEGSLLYMPVTLPNISINEAKRLIQVQDTVIKSVPEVQHVLGKVGRAETSTDPAPVSMFESIIILKPKEQWRPGVTKADIVSELDGKLQQIGVRNGWTQPIINRINMLSTGVRTDLGVKIFGSDLNVLKDLAVQAEGILKTVPGAADVVAERVTGGNYIDIDIDREAAARYGVSVGDIEDVISTALGGEMLSTSVEGRNRFPIRLRYMREMRSDIPSIQRILVSGMDGAQVPLSLVTKLKVSTGAPEINSEGGLLRSIVFLNVRGRDMGGFVNEAKTVLEKQMKLPPGYYVAWSGQWENQVRAKARLQMLVPAGILIIFILLYFTFHSALEASMVMLSVPFALVGGVYLVKLLGYNMSVAVWVGFIALYGIAVETGVVMVIYLHEALDRKLLKGPVTEQDIYDATFEGAVLRLRPKLMTVAVALLGLVPIMWSTGTGADVMKPIAAPMIGGMISSAVHVLIMTPVIFVLMKKHDLKKGKLKYSGMKH, from the coding sequence ATGATTGAAAAGATCATCGAATATTCCGCCCGCAACCGGGTGATAGTGCTGATGATGTTCGCCCTGCTGATCGCATGGGGCGTCTGGGCGGTCTACAAGACGCCGGTCGACGCGATACCGGATCTCTCCGACAACCAGGTCATCGTCTTCACCGATTACCCGGGCCGGTCGCCGCAGGTGGTCGAGGACCAGGTCACCTACCCGCTGGCGGTCAACCTGCAGGGCCTGCCGCAGGTGCGCGCAGTGCGCGCCTCCTCCGCCTTCGGCTTCTCCATGATCTACGTGATCTTCGAGGACAAGGCGGACATCTACTGGGCCAGGACCCGCGTCCTTGAGCGGCTGAACTACGCCGCCAGCCTGTTGCCGCAGGGCGTGGTCCCGACCCTCGGTCCCGACGGCACCGGTGTCGGCCACGTATTCTGGTACACGCTGGAAGGGAAAGGGTACGACCTTGAGCAGTTGAGGACCCTGCAGGACTGGTTCGTGCGCTACCAGCTGAACACTGTCCCCGGCGTGGCTGAGGTCGCCTCCATCGGCGGATTCGTGCGCGAGTACCAGGTCGATCTCGACCCCAACCGCCTCTTTGCCTACAACATCAAGGTAAACCAGGTTGCCGACGCCATCAAGAAGTCCAACAATGACGTAGGCGGCAGGCTCCTGGAGCAGGCCGATGCCGAGTACCTGATCCGCGGCCGCGGCTACGTGAAGTCCACTGCCGACCTGGAGAACATCGTGGTCGGCGCCGACATGCGCGGCACACCCATCTACGTCAAAAACCTCGGCACGGTGCAATTGGGCGGCGCCATCCGGCGCGGCATGCTTGATATGAACGGGCAGGGCGAGGCCGTGGGCGGCATCGTGGTCATGCGCTACGGTGAGAACGCGAAGGACGTCATCGACCGGGTCAAGGAGAAGATCGTCTCCCTGGAGAAGGGGCTTCCGCCAGGTGTCAAGATCATGGTCTCTTATGATCGCAGCGACCTGATCGAGCGCGCCATCCACACGCTCAAACACTCGCTGATCGAGGAATCGATCGTGGTGTCGCTGGTCATCCTGGTGTTCCTGCTTCACTTCCAGAGTGCCCTGGTCATCGTGCTGACGCTCCCCATCGCGGTGCTCATCTCCTTCATCACCATGAAGCTGATGGGGGTCACTTCGAACATCATGTCGTTGGGCGGCATCGCCATCGCCATTGGCGTGCTGGTCGACGCCGGCGTCATCATGGTGGAGAACTGCTACCGCCACCTGTCCGAGATGCCACCCGAGGAGCGAAAAGAGAAGCGCCTGGACGTGATCATCACTTCAGCCAAGCAAGTCGGGCGCGCCATCTTCTTCTCGCTGGCCATCATCATCCTCTCCTTCGTGCCGGTGTTCCTGCTCGAAGGGCAGGAAGGGAAGATGTTCCACCCGCTCGCCTTCACCAAGACCTTCTCGATGATGGGATCGGCCTTCATCGCCATCACGCTGGTCCCGGTGCTGATGTACTTCCTGATGCGCGGCAAGATGCCGCCGGAGAGCTCGAACCCGGTGTCGAGCTTCTTCATCAAGCTCTACTCGCCCATCATCCGGTGGGTGCTCAAGTGGAAGAAGACGACCATTGCGCTCAACGTCCTGGCACTTGCCATCGCCATCCCGATGTTCATGAGCATCGGCAGCGAGTTCATGCCGCCATTGGACGAGGGATCGCTGCTCTATATGCCCGTCACGCTCCCCAATATCTCCATCAACGAGGCCAAGCGCCTGATCCAGGTGCAGGACACCGTGATCAAGAGCGTACCGGAGGTTCAGCACGTGCTGGGCAAGGTCGGCCGTGCCGAGACCTCCACCGACCCGGCGCCGGTCTCCATGTTCGAGAGCATCATCATCCTGAAGCCCAAGGAGCAGTGGCGCCCCGGCGTCACCAAGGCCGACATCGTTTCCGAACTGGACGGCAAGCTGCAGCAGATCGGCGTCCGTAACGGCTGGACCCAGCCGATTATCAACCGCATCAACATGCTCTCCACCGGCGTGCGCACCGACCTAGGTGTCAAGATCTTCGGCTCCGACCTGAACGTCCTGAAGGACCTTGCGGTACAGGCCGAGGGGATCCTGAAGACGGTGCCAGGGGCGGCGGACGTGGTTGCTGAACGCGTCACCGGCGGCAACTACATCGACATCGACATCGACCGCGAGGCCGCGGCGCGCTACGGCGTTTCCGTTGGGGACATCGAGGATGTCATTTCCACGGCCCTGGGCGGCGAGATGCTTTCCACTTCTGTCGAGGGGCGCAACCGCTTCCCGATCCGCCTACGCTACATGCGCGAGATGCGCAGCGACATCCCGTCCATCCAGCGTATCCTCGTCTCCGGCATGGATGGGGCGCAGGTGCCGCTGTCGCTGGTGACCAAGCTGAAGGTGTCCACCGGCGCGCCGGAGATCAACAGCGAAGGCGGCCTGTTGCGCTCCATCGTCTTCCTCAACGTGCGCGGCCGTGACATGGGCGGTTTCGTCAACGAGGCGAAGACCGTGCTTGAGAAACAGATGAAGCTTCCTCCGGGCTACTATGTCGCTTGGTCCGGACAATGGGAGAACCAGGTGCGAGCCAAGGCGCGTCTGCAGATGCTCGTTCCTGCCGGGATCCTGATCATCTTCATCCTGCTCTACTTCACCTTCCACTCGGCGCTCGAGGCGAGCATGGTCATGCTCTCGGTGCCGTTTGCGCTGGTGGGCGGGGTGTACCTGGTGAAACTGCTCGGCTACAACATGTCGGTTGCGGTCTGGGTCGGCTTCATCGCCCTCTACGGCATCGCGGTTGAAACCGGCGTGGTGATGGTCATCTACCTGCACGAGGCGCTGGACCGGAAACTCTTGAAGGGGCCGGTAACCGAGCAGGATATCTACGACGCCACCTTCGAAGGGGCAGTGCTCAGGCTTCGTCCCAAGTTGATGACGGTGGCGGTGGCCCTGCTCGGCCTGGTACCCATCATGTGGTCCACGGGAACCGGCGCAGACGTGATGAAGCCGATCGCGGCGCCCATGATTGGCGGTATGATTTCGTCCGCGGTGCACGTGCTGATCATGACGCCGGTCATCTTCGTGCTGATGAAAAAGCACGACCTGAAGAAAGGCAAACTGAAGTACTCGGGGATGAAGCATTAG
- a CDS encoding GerMN domain-containing protein, protein MTTDTLIRTFRTVSLFLLLALFVGCTSRQEPPAEAKGRVNATASFVKYFGPVPPVDKGTCYGFVIYFPSAKEVGKVLPFPFFTFDEASLKKVALGKLMAGMGDQKAYQGELVQPFPVGSRVLDVSQAAGTVTVNFSKEVNSIKEQQQQAVVNAVVLTLSQFTGVTKVVIKVEGAESPLEKLVVKADESAVLPLAPPRLLGVVGMKEKGAANVEEIDAFFDRPVDIKELTLSAADGGKIDGDVYQSVFDMAGVLKAKKPLPYQAGTQVKVHWKVTDKLGRSASGDVGVALEIREH, encoded by the coding sequence ATGACCACAGATACTCTCATCCGCACCTTTCGCACCGTGTCCCTCTTTCTTCTCCTTGCCTTATTTGTAGGGTGCACGTCCCGCCAGGAACCGCCTGCCGAAGCGAAGGGGAGGGTGAATGCCACGGCCTCCTTCGTAAAGTACTTCGGCCCGGTGCCGCCGGTGGACAAGGGCACCTGCTACGGCTTCGTTATCTATTTCCCTTCCGCCAAGGAAGTGGGCAAAGTGCTGCCTTTCCCGTTCTTCACCTTTGACGAGGCGAGTCTCAAGAAGGTGGCTCTTGGCAAATTGATGGCGGGTATGGGTGACCAGAAAGCATATCAGGGCGAACTGGTTCAGCCGTTTCCGGTCGGCAGCCGCGTCCTTGATGTCTCTCAAGCCGCCGGCACGGTCACCGTCAATTTCAGCAAGGAAGTAAATTCGATCAAGGAACAGCAACAGCAGGCAGTGGTGAATGCCGTGGTCCTAACGTTGAGCCAGTTTACCGGAGTGACCAAGGTCGTCATTAAGGTCGAGGGGGCGGAAAGTCCGCTTGAGAAACTGGTCGTGAAAGCCGATGAAAGTGCCGTGCTTCCCCTCGCACCGCCGAGGCTTTTGGGTGTGGTCGGCATGAAGGAAAAGGGTGCCGCCAACGTCGAGGAGATCGACGCCTTCTTCGATCGCCCGGTGGACATCAAGGAACTCACGCTGTCCGCAGCCGATGGGGGGAAGATTGACGGGGACGTCTATCAGTCGGTGTTCGACATGGCAGGGGTCTTAAAGGCAAAAAAGCCGCTGCCGTACCAGGCCGGCACGCAGGTGAAGGTTCATTGGAAGGTTACCGATAAGCTGGGGCGTAGCGCCTCGGGTGATGTCGGCGTCGCTCTCGAGATAAGGGAACATTGA
- a CDS encoding two-component system sensor histidine kinase NtrB, translated as MFKKAILLLGVAVTCCLLWFAVYDYREAGPIARENLRGLALSLTTAIEKLAANDPSLETLHSFHPADVAYFALVDGRGVYRFHSNRDLVGTAVDHRAAKEQVLFDRSETRVVLGTGERAYQFASPVTVAGEPLLLVLTLHTFRADAVTRRARLNMTIVVALVGIGWLLSLGLARYARRQERHEEELARREALAKLGEMGAVLAHEIRNPLAGIKGFAQVIAAKPQELRNGAFAESIVTEAVRLESLVNDLLLYAANEPDTVADFPLAPLVEHVVSLHGPDAGYGHVGITWSCPADLLVRGNRDRIEQALLNLVHNALQAMAQGGELRVVASRSGRNVVIRIEDNGHGIADEHLPLVFEPFFTTKTRGTGLGLALCKKIVEANGGRITLKSRAGEGTVVTMVLPRAR; from the coding sequence ATGTTCAAGAAAGCCATATTGCTGCTCGGCGTCGCAGTAACTTGTTGTCTGCTCTGGTTCGCCGTCTACGACTATCGCGAGGCCGGGCCCATAGCCAGGGAAAACCTGCGTGGGCTCGCGCTGTCGCTCACCACCGCCATAGAAAAACTTGCTGCCAACGATCCCTCCTTAGAGACACTGCATTCTTTCCATCCCGCTGATGTAGCCTACTTCGCCCTCGTCGACGGCCGGGGTGTCTACCGCTTCCATTCCAACCGTGACCTCGTCGGAACTGCCGTTGATCATAGGGCCGCCAAGGAGCAGGTGTTATTCGACAGGTCCGAGACTCGTGTCGTCCTCGGCACCGGTGAGCGTGCCTACCAGTTCGCCTCGCCGGTGACCGTGGCCGGAGAGCCGCTTCTCCTGGTGCTCACCCTGCACACGTTCCGCGCTGACGCGGTGACACGCCGTGCCAGGCTCAATATGACCATCGTGGTTGCCTTGGTCGGCATCGGGTGGCTGTTGAGCCTGGGGTTGGCGCGATATGCGCGGCGCCAGGAGCGTCACGAGGAGGAACTGGCGCGCCGGGAGGCGTTGGCGAAACTGGGGGAAATGGGAGCCGTGCTCGCCCACGAGATTCGGAACCCTCTGGCGGGAATCAAGGGATTCGCCCAGGTTATCGCTGCGAAACCGCAGGAGTTACGCAACGGAGCTTTCGCCGAGAGCATCGTCACCGAGGCTGTCCGCCTGGAAAGTCTGGTCAACGATCTGTTGCTCTATGCCGCCAACGAACCCGACACGGTGGCAGATTTTCCCCTTGCCCCCCTTGTCGAACACGTCGTTTCCCTTCATGGACCCGATGCCGGCTACGGTCATGTGGGCATCACCTGGAGCTGCCCGGCAGATCTGCTGGTGCGTGGCAACAGGGACAGGATCGAACAGGCGTTGTTGAACCTTGTCCATAATGCCCTTCAGGCCATGGCCCAGGGAGGTGAACTCCGCGTGGTTGCGTCACGATCTGGCAGAAACGTCGTCATCAGGATTGAGGATAACGGGCACGGCATAGCCGATGAGCATCTCCCGCTCGTTTTCGAGCCTTTTTTCACCACCAAAACCAGGGGAACCGGGCTGGGGCTCGCCCTGTGCAAGAAAATAGTCGAGGCAAACGGTGGCAGGATTACGCTGAAAAGCAGGGCAGGGGAGGGGACCGTGGTGACGATGGTCCTGCCCCGTGCACGCTGA
- a CDS encoding sigma-54-dependent transcriptional regulator, whose product MNGTVLVVEDDDTFRALIQTILQDEGYQVQTAADGVKALRLLRQTAFDVVVSDLKLPGKSGLELFRETRPDPGAPPFIFLTAFGTVDEAVGAIKDGAVDFLTKPLKDPQALITLVQRTIEAQGRTREYLSLKESEAAGLPPEELLFAGDAMRAVRQLVGDVAATMANVLIFGESGTGKELVARTIHLMSQRSKGAFVAINCAAIPENLLESELFGHEKGAFTGAIQARQGKFELAKGGTIFLDEIGEMPLPLQAKLLRVIQERAFERVGGTREMKADVRIIAATNRNLREEVDQRRFREDLYYRLNVFPLRLPALRERIDAIDLLAEYFVRRFSSQLGKTLKGIEHDAVAALRRYPWPGNVRELQNVMERAVILSRDLVRAGTLPDEIVSVAQAGQMGSRDCLKGAERDLIARAIAKHGGNRRLAAEELGISRRSLQYKLKEYGFLDEG is encoded by the coding sequence ATGAACGGAACTGTGCTGGTTGTCGAGGATGACGATACCTTTCGTGCCTTAATACAAACCATTTTGCAGGACGAGGGATACCAGGTGCAGACCGCGGCCGACGGCGTCAAGGCACTGCGCCTGTTGCGTCAGACCGCCTTTGACGTCGTGGTTTCCGACCTGAAGCTGCCAGGAAAGAGCGGTCTGGAGCTGTTTCGGGAGACGAGACCGGACCCGGGCGCACCTCCGTTCATCTTCCTCACCGCCTTTGGCACCGTCGACGAGGCCGTTGGCGCCATCAAAGACGGGGCGGTGGATTTCCTGACCAAGCCCCTGAAGGATCCGCAGGCCTTGATCACGCTGGTGCAGCGGACCATCGAGGCACAGGGGCGGACCCGCGAGTACCTGTCTTTGAAGGAGTCCGAGGCTGCCGGGTTGCCGCCTGAGGAGCTTCTTTTTGCCGGTGATGCGATGCGCGCCGTGCGGCAATTGGTCGGGGACGTGGCTGCCACCATGGCAAACGTCCTCATCTTCGGCGAGAGCGGCACCGGCAAGGAGTTGGTCGCCCGGACCATTCACCTGATGAGCCAGAGAAGCAAGGGCGCGTTTGTCGCCATAAACTGTGCCGCCATTCCGGAAAACCTCCTGGAGAGCGAACTGTTCGGTCACGAGAAGGGTGCCTTCACCGGCGCCATCCAGGCGCGCCAGGGGAAATTCGAGCTCGCCAAGGGGGGCACCATCTTCCTCGACGAGATCGGTGAAATGCCCCTTCCGCTCCAGGCGAAGCTGCTGCGCGTGATTCAGGAGCGCGCCTTTGAGAGGGTGGGGGGGACCCGGGAGATGAAGGCGGACGTCCGCATCATTGCGGCCACCAACAGGAACCTGCGCGAGGAAGTTGATCAGCGGCGTTTCCGTGAAGACCTGTATTACCGGCTCAACGTCTTCCCGCTTCGACTTCCCGCGCTTCGCGAAAGAATCGATGCTATAGATCTTTTGGCCGAATACTTCGTGCGACGCTTTAGTTCTCAACTCGGCAAGACGCTTAAGGGAATTGAGCATGACGCGGTCGCCGCGCTACGCCGGTACCCTTGGCCCGGTAATGTCCGGGAACTGCAAAACGTGATGGAACGGGCGGTGATCCTGTCCAGGGACCTGGTCCGAGCGGGAACGCTCCCGGACGAGATCGTCTCTGTCGCTCAAGCCGGACAAATGGGCAGCAGGGATTGCCTGAAGGGGGCGGAACGCGACCTGATTGCACGGGCCATCGCGAAACATGGGGGCAACCGCCGCCTCGCCGCGGAGGAACTCGGTATTTCCCGCCGGTCATTGCAGTACAAGCTCAAGGAGTACGGCTTTCTCGACGAGGGATAA
- a CDS encoding DNA-binding protein, translating to MIIVLLLNGLWIGDASAGFLGFGSDDKGKSGLDFNRGYDLNTVGNVSGRVTAAPHQVENEQYILEVQTASGPVNLSVGPGSYWRKSGIAVRVSDEVSAKGAKAQGLDGKNYLLTQKLVNKTTGAAVELRSESGDPAWSSKGTGAGMRSQDNRFGSGMGGGFMRGGGMMGGGMRR from the coding sequence ATGATTATTGTTTTGCTCTTGAACGGGCTGTGGATCGGGGATGCTTCCGCGGGCTTTCTCGGTTTCGGCTCGGATGACAAGGGAAAAAGCGGCCTTGACTTCAACCGTGGCTACGACCTCAACACCGTGGGAAACGTGTCCGGTCGAGTCACCGCCGCGCCGCACCAGGTGGAAAACGAGCAGTACATCCTTGAGGTGCAGACCGCATCGGGTCCGGTGAACCTGAGCGTCGGACCAGGATCGTATTGGCGCAAAAGCGGGATAGCGGTACGGGTAAGCGATGAGGTCAGTGCCAAAGGCGCCAAGGCGCAGGGGCTTGATGGAAAGAATTACCTGCTGACACAGAAGTTGGTGAACAAGACCACGGGAGCCGCTGTAGAACTGCGCAGCGAGAGCGGCGATCCGGCATGGTCGAGCAAGGGAACCGGGGCCGGCATGCGCTCGCAGGACAACCGGTTCGGTTCCGGCATGGGCGGCGGTTTCATGCGTGGCGGCGGCATGATGGGCGGCGGCATGAGGCGTTAG
- a CDS encoding transporter, which produces MFKKGIDRKVLGFFALAGCLLLPGQVRAEGPTLSASMGFEFASGDYGTSTKTQSIYLPFTLALAATERLGFSLEIPYVYQSNSAVNTGVILGSGGQMAGMQKEVAAMNGGHGGSGSMSSATPDNYGKSASGLGDITAKAGYVLVPEGELMPRVRPYLFVKFPTGDKNQALGTGAFDEGGAVELFKQIDRWYTFAEAGYTFQGHSSVLPLKDYFSFNAGAGYAVTDALLPMLVVKTSTAPIEGASELVETRLKLKYLVTSRTSIEGYVSKGWTRSSADYGSGIAVSYDF; this is translated from the coding sequence ATGTTCAAAAAAGGGATTGATCGCAAGGTATTGGGCTTTTTTGCTCTGGCGGGATGTTTGCTGCTGCCCGGGCAGGTCCGGGCCGAGGGGCCGACGCTCTCAGCCTCCATGGGGTTCGAGTTCGCCTCTGGGGATTACGGCACGAGCACAAAGACCCAGTCCATCTACCTTCCGTTCACCTTGGCGCTGGCAGCCACCGAGCGGCTTGGGTTTTCACTGGAAATACCCTATGTCTACCAGAGCAACTCGGCGGTGAACACCGGCGTCATCCTCGGCTCGGGCGGACAAATGGCCGGGATGCAAAAAGAGGTGGCTGCGATGAATGGTGGCCATGGCGGCAGCGGCTCGATGTCCTCCGCCACCCCGGACAACTACGGCAAATCCGCGAGCGGCCTGGGTGACATTACCGCAAAGGCCGGTTACGTCCTGGTGCCGGAAGGCGAACTGATGCCGAGAGTCCGTCCCTACCTTTTCGTTAAGTTCCCGACAGGGGACAAGAACCAGGCGCTGGGCACCGGGGCCTTCGACGAAGGAGGTGCCGTCGAACTGTTCAAGCAGATCGACCGGTGGTACACCTTCGCCGAGGCGGGCTATACCTTTCAGGGGCATTCGTCAGTGCTGCCCCTGAAGGATTACTTCAGCTTCAATGCGGGCGCTGGTTACGCGGTTACGGATGCTCTGCTCCCCATGCTGGTGGTGAAAACTTCGACGGCGCCCATCGAGGGGGCCAGCGAGCTTGTAGAAACACGCCTCAAGTTGAAGTACCTGGTTACCAGCCGGACCAGCATCGAAGGGTACGTAAGTAAAGGATGGACCCGCAGCAGTGCCGACTACGGTAGTGGCATAGCGGTCAGTTACGATTTCTGA